Genomic segment of Populus nigra chromosome 6, ddPopNigr1.1, whole genome shotgun sequence:
ATTTTCCAATGCTATCCTTCAGTTTGGGTTTACTCAATCAAAAGCAGATACTTCTCTTTTTACGCATAGTCAAGGTACTTCCTTTACTGCATTGCTTGTATATGTGGATGATGTTATTATTGCTAGCAATAATAGTGCACATACTAAAGCACTTAAGGATTACCTGGATGCTTGGTTTCACATTAAAGATCTTGGCCCTCTAAAATATTTCCTTGGGCTAGAGGTGGCTCGATCTCCTGATGGCATAGTCTTATCCCAACGCAAATATGCCTTGGATATTTTGCACGAGGCAGGTCTCCTTGGCAGCAAACCTTTCACTTTTCTTATGGAACAGAATCACAAATTGGCTTTGGATGATAGTGCTATTCTTGATAATCCAGGTGCATATCGTCGACTTGTTGGACGACTCATCTATTTAACCATCACTCGACCAGATATTTGTTACTCAGTTCATATTCTCTCTCAATTCATGCATCAACCTCGTCATGGCCATTGGGCAGCAGCTATTCGTGTCCTTCGATACCTTAAATCTGCCCCTGGACAAGGGATTTTTCTACCATCAAAATCCGATCTTCAACTTCATGCTTACTGTGATTCCGATTGGGCTGGATGTCCGGTTACTCGGCGCTCACTTACTGGTTACTTTATTACTTTGGGTTGCTCTCCTATTTCTTGGAAAACCAAGAAACAAACTACTGTTTCCCGCTCCTCAGCTGAAGCTGAATATCGCTCTATGGCTACTACAGCTTGTGAAATTATTTGGCTTCGCACTTTACTACATGATTTGATGGTTCCTATTTCTTCATCTGCTCAGTTATACTGTGACAATCGTGCTGCTATTCATATTGCTGCTAATCCAGTGCATCATGAACGCACAAAGCATATCGAGATCGACTGTCACTTTATTCGGGACTGTATCAAATCAGGGTCCATTGCTACAGCACACATTTCTTCTAAACTACAGCTTGCTGACCTCTTCACCAAAGCTCTTGGTTCCCATCAATTCTCGTTTCTTGTTGGCAAGTTGGGCATTCGTAACCTCCATGCTCCAACTTGAGGGGGCATATTAGCAAGTCAACtgtcaatatttattttccatatTTAGCATCCTTGGTTTACTGCTTGATTTGTATTGATTTATATCCTATTTTAGTTTCCTTGATTTAAGATAGTTTCCTTGATTTAAGAGCTAATTGAAGCTTCTtcttgtatataaaaatatcattcatcaGTAATGAAATACAAGAGTGGAATAACtctcattttataatttctcaAGAGCCTTCACGGATGACACCATCGTTGGATTTTATAGCAGGTGAAAATGTTATTGGGAGGCTCTCGTTCAAAGTGGAAAGTATAACATCTGAATTGCATATGATCTTGCCAGTCGCAGTGACCGCAAGAGTTGTTGTATTGTCAGTCGAGGGGGCTACGATTAAATAACGAGCACCAGCTTGCACCTCATGACCGAAGACATCGAGCACTGCTGCAGCATCTTTGGCATGAACGGCCTCAGGAAATGAAGTTGCTGCGAAGGCAAagagaaggaaggagaaccctaGAAATTTAGTGATCtccatattttttgaatatgaGTATTAGTTATCTCAATATTGTGTCTTGTTGATCTTTTGTTGAAACAACGCATGGAGAGCATATATTTATATGGAGCGAgcattttcattatttgttacaattaattaaaaaattccacaaaaatataaattatagtgtTTTACTCGTGCCGACCTTCgacaaaactacaaattataGTCCTTTAGCAAAGAGTTGTCGTGTAGGTTTTGAGCTCTTGCCTCTTGCTGACTTGATTTATCCCACAATAGTGTTTTACTCGTGCTGAGTAGAAATTATAGTCCCATGGCAAGGAGTTGTATAGATTTTGAGCTCTTCTCGCTGGCACCACTTGCTTAAAATGTTATAATTGATCTGATCcatgaacttaaaaaaattaaatttattaaataaactatattCTTTTGAAACGACAATTGTTTTAATCATTAATCGTGTGTAATAATTGGTGAGCTTGACAACTCGAAAATAAACGAAAGAGTCTATTCTATaaataacttcaattaaaactactaattaaaccttccaaataaaattcaagttgtGAAGCTTGGAATCGGTCATTTAAAATGAGATTACATGTCCTAGTataaaatgaagatttttttataaattgtcaaaaaaatatattcttattttCTTGCACTAAAAACTATACgacatttaaaaatttattgttttgatagaaGTTTAGTGATCTTCATTGTTGAGATCAGTATTAATTAGTTATCCTAATATTTTGTCTTCTAGTTCATGTGTTGAAAGAGTGCAAACATTTGgattattcaaatatttatacgTGCACCTGTTGGTCgacaaaactacaaattataGGCCTGCGGCAAAGAGTTGTCGTTTAGGTTTTGAGCTTTTGGACCACTTTATTTACTCGTGCTTAATAGTTTATAAGATTCCATCAATTCAAATATTTCCTCATCTCATTTtcgaagaaaataataaatatttctcaTCTTATTTTAAGATAGGTACTGC
This window contains:
- the LOC133697335 gene encoding wound-responsive protein GWIN3-like yields the protein MEITKFLGFSFLLFAFAATSFPEAVHAKDAAAVLDVFGHEVQAGARYLIVAPSTDNTTTLAVTATGKIICNSDVILSTLNESLPITFSPAIKSNDGVIREGS